A single genomic interval of Lathyrus oleraceus cultivar Zhongwan6 chromosome 7, CAAS_Psat_ZW6_1.0, whole genome shotgun sequence harbors:
- the LOC127106329 gene encoding WUSCHEL-related homeobox 2 has protein sequence MESESDQNNEIIEEASNGNNNNNNTISSSSRWNPTKEQISVLENLYKQGIKTPSADEIQQITARLRAYGHIEGKNVFYWFQNHKARQRQKQKQENIAYFNRFLHRPQPIFPSPICPNPICAPYCVPQQHSHEFSYYTQNPKLLLPAVGYRRNQGEKVMSNVCNNPMVYENSMQKRISEYETLDLFPVHPTGILEGKTTDQVSSIVSVSADSSTDTNSGSPHHVINQQNQPFFDFFNNSAGQGS, from the exons ATGGAGAGTGAGAGTGATCAGAATAACGAGATTATTGAAGAAGCGTCGAAtggaaataataataataacaacacTATTTCATCTAGTTCACGATGGAATCCAACGAAAGAACAAATAAGTGTTTTGGAGAATTTGTATAAGCAAGGAATAAAAACTCCGAGTGCTGATGAAATACAACAGATAACCGCTAGGCTTAGAGCGTATGGTCACATCGAAGGAAAGAATGTCTTTTACTGGTTTCAGAATCACAAAGCTAGACAGAGACAGAAGCAGAAGCAAGAAAATATTGCTTATTTCAATCGCTTTCTTCATAGACCTCAACCCATTTTTCCTTCACCAATCTGTCCCAATC CTATCTGTGCACCATATTGTGTACCACAGCAACACAGTCATGAATTCAGTTATTACACTCAAAATCCAAAACTGCTTCTACCTGCGGTAGGTTATAGAAGGAACCAAGGTGAAAAAGTTATGTCAAATGTCTGCAATAATCCAATGGTATATGAAAACAGCATGCAAAAGAGAATATCGGAATATGAAACGTTGGATCTGTTTCCTGTGCATCCAACTGGCATATTGGAAGGGAAAACAACTGACCAGGTGTCTTCTATTGTTTCCGTTTCCGCTGATAGTTCCACTGATACAAATTCTGGTTCTCCTCATCATGTTATCAATCAACAGAATCAACCCTTCTTTGACTTTTTTAATAATTCTGCAGGACAAGGTTCTTAG